The following proteins are co-located in the Dehalococcoides mccartyi 195 genome:
- a CDS encoding reductive dehalogenase, with amino-acid sequence MHSFHSTVSRRDFMKTLGLAGAGIGAAAAVSPVFHDLDEVTASPTAGWKRAWFVKEVDEPTLEIDWNQIHRMDRRGQPGRDVMAGRSDGYYSYYLEIEEFVKREFPDWKGTTLRDRALNEAWYSTWMGTQTVRTPAPTPDQLSGNTSIGPMPKWQGTPEENLRTIRAAFRSFGVSSVTVAPVDEKTRKLFYSYVGKQKVTFEDIDLFESTTDRFAIPNNCQWVIHWTNLQDTELTSRMPSHVGRAGFPMAYTHVKRIDLLIEQFLRGLGYQSINAGNYCPSAAFGIMTGVGEHTRMGTTLNSPEYGSHLRGQYRVVTDLPLAVTKPIDAGMERFCETCGVCGTQCPFGAIAMGDKSWDNACGQDWAADQSVGGDTCMWNIPGYNGWRLDYRKCMGNCCSCMGACPFGTAGASLIHEVVKGTMSVTPVFNSFFRSMSETFNYGHKEPESWWDLPLEQIPAYGVNPALLVK; translated from the coding sequence ATGCATAGTTTTCATTCAACCGTAAGCAGAAGAGATTTTATGAAAACGCTTGGTTTGGCTGGTGCTGGTATTGGTGCAGCGGCAGCCGTATCTCCGGTTTTTCACGACCTAGATGAGGTCACTGCCTCTCCTACCGCTGGCTGGAAAAGAGCCTGGTTTGTAAAAGAAGTTGATGAGCCTACTTTGGAAATTGACTGGAATCAGATTCACCGGATGGACAGACGCGGCCAGCCCGGCCGTGATGTTATGGCCGGCAGGTCAGACGGGTATTACAGCTACTATCTGGAAATTGAAGAGTTTGTTAAGAGGGAATTTCCTGACTGGAAAGGTACTACCCTGCGTGACCGGGCTCTTAACGAGGCCTGGTATTCCACCTGGATGGGTACCCAGACTGTCAGAACCCCCGCACCTACCCCTGACCAGCTTTCGGGCAACACTTCAATAGGCCCTATGCCCAAGTGGCAGGGTACTCCGGAAGAAAACCTGCGGACTATCCGGGCCGCTTTCCGCAGCTTTGGTGTCAGTTCCGTAACTGTTGCCCCGGTGGATGAGAAGACCCGCAAACTGTTTTACTCATATGTGGGAAAACAAAAGGTTACTTTCGAGGATATAGATTTATTTGAGTCAACGACAGACAGATTTGCTATTCCCAATAATTGCCAATGGGTAATCCACTGGACAAATCTGCAGGATACCGAGCTGACTTCCCGTATGCCCAGCCATGTAGGCCGGGCTGGCTTCCCCATGGCTTATACCCATGTAAAGAGAATAGACCTGCTTATTGAACAGTTCCTGCGTGGTTTGGGTTACCAAAGCATAAATGCCGGTAACTATTGCCCCTCAGCCGCTTTTGGCATTATGACCGGCGTGGGTGAACATACCCGCATGGGTACTACCCTTAACTCTCCCGAATACGGTTCACATCTTAGAGGACAGTATCGGGTAGTTACTGATTTACCTTTGGCGGTTACCAAACCCATAGATGCCGGTATGGAACGCTTCTGCGAAACCTGCGGCGTTTGCGGAACCCAGTGCCCGTTCGGGGCTATTGCCATGGGTGATAAATCCTGGGATAACGCCTGCGGACAGGACTGGGCTGCCGACCAGAGCGTTGGCGGTGATACCTGTATGTGGAATATCCCCGGCTACAATGGCTGGCGGCTGGATTACCGCAAGTGCATGGGTAACTGCTGTTCCTGCATGGGTGCGTGTCCCTTCGGTACGGCTGGTGCTTCCCTAATCCACGAGGTTGTTAAGGGCACTATGTCTGTTACCCCGGTGTTCAACAGCTTCTTCAGGAGCATGTCCGAGACCTTTAACTATGGCCACAAAGAGCCTGAATCATGGTGGGATCTACCCCTGGAGCAGATTCCTGCTTATGGTGTAAACCCGGCATTGTTGGTCAAATAA
- a CDS encoding response regulator transcription factor has product MLESKIKVLICDDHDIVCQGLVNIISCEADLEIVGCAANLSSALTMIRELKPDVVLADIRLGDENGFDLIKQSHRAGFKIPFIMITGFKNEFYVSKAIENGAAGLLSKESPGRVIVNSIRLTFDGNSVWPMELLKNTYNSLSISHYASDTDTNLAVPNFTPREKEIIKFLLKGNTNKAIAHELGLSDVTVKKSLKNIMTKLHVDNRMKLAMVISRLSLD; this is encoded by the coding sequence ATGCTTGAGAGTAAGATAAAAGTACTGATATGTGATGACCATGACATAGTTTGTCAGGGGTTAGTAAATATTATTTCCTGCGAAGCTGATTTGGAAATAGTGGGGTGCGCGGCCAATCTAAGTTCAGCTTTGACCATGATAAGAGAATTAAAACCGGATGTTGTCCTGGCTGATATCCGCCTTGGAGATGAAAACGGATTTGACCTGATAAAACAAAGCCACCGGGCGGGGTTCAAAATACCCTTTATCATGATTACAGGGTTTAAAAACGAATTTTACGTATCCAAGGCCATAGAAAACGGGGCAGCCGGACTGCTATCCAAAGAAAGCCCCGGCAGAGTAATAGTTAATTCCATCCGCCTGACTTTTGACGGCAACAGTGTCTGGCCGATGGAATTATTAAAAAACACTTATAACAGTCTGTCCATATCACATTACGCATCAGATACAGATACCAATCTGGCTGTGCCTAACTTCACACCGCGGGAAAAAGAGATAATTAAATTTCTGCTGAAGGGCAATACCAATAAAGCCATTGCCCATGAACTGGGTTTATCTGATGTTACCGTGAAAAAGAGCCTTAAAAATATTATGACCAAACTCCATGTTGATAACCGGATGAAACTGGCAATGGTCATAAGCAGGCTTAGCCTGGACTAG
- a CDS encoding PAS domain-containing protein, translating to MQEEQSHINTDKSANPPVLNDWATTLLDAAPIAFYLLDKDLRVIEANAKGIEFLGKKSRSEVINRNIMDVAPGIPPIHIHSYKQILKTGIPKICPSIKAWPTVGENRYINSIRFPVRDGLGIIVTDITDQYKLERELKKIKPSLKSWLQPM from the coding sequence ATGCAAGAAGAACAGAGCCACATTAACACGGATAAAAGTGCTAATCCGCCTGTTTTAAATGACTGGGCGACAACACTTCTGGACGCAGCCCCGATTGCCTTCTACCTGCTGGATAAAGACCTGAGAGTCATTGAGGCAAATGCCAAGGGAATAGAGTTTCTGGGTAAAAAATCCCGCTCAGAGGTCATTAACAGAAATATCATGGATGTTGCCCCCGGAATACCGCCTATTCATATCCACAGCTACAAACAGATTCTCAAAACGGGCATACCCAAAATATGCCCCAGCATCAAAGCCTGGCCGACAGTTGGGGAAAACCGGTATATAAATTCGATACGCTTTCCGGTGCGGGACGGTCTGGGCATTATCGTGACAGACATAACTGACCAGTATAAACTTGAACGTGAGCTCAAAAAAATAAAACCCAGCTTAAAGAGCTGGCTTCAGCCTATGTAA
- a CDS encoding sensor histidine kinase codes for MACEVHDRVIQLLISSCRLIESTKQAGTDSPQMNKSLNEINDTILKTIAECRLITKQLYPSVLSEGGLVSVITEELSALKLTGMSAELTTDKTAPIPKPVAEVLYRIFHEAIWNAQRHSKASHIDVILKIVENGVRLAVIDDGCGFNLYKSLQSGKFGGLKSMRRRAELMGGSFNIESEIGKGTSIEVFIPFSVG; via the coding sequence ATTGCTTGCGAGGTGCATGACCGGGTAATCCAGCTTCTGATTAGTTCCTGCCGGCTGATTGAAAGTACCAAACAGGCCGGCACCGATTCACCCCAAATGAATAAATCCCTGAACGAAATAAACGACACAATCTTAAAAACTATCGCCGAATGCCGCCTGATAACCAAACAGCTATACCCGTCTGTATTATCAGAAGGCGGACTGGTTTCGGTTATAACCGAAGAGCTAAGTGCCTTGAAACTAACCGGCATGTCAGCCGAACTGACAACCGATAAAACCGCCCCTATACCCAAACCGGTTGCCGAGGTACTTTACAGGATATTCCATGAGGCTATCTGGAATGCCCAGAGACATTCCAAGGCCAGCCATATTGATGTTATACTAAAAATAGTGGAAAACGGCGTAAGACTGGCGGTTATTGATGACGGATGCGGGTTCAATCTGTACAAATCCCTGCAATCCGGCAAATTTGGCGGGCTGAAAAGTATGCGCAGACGGGCCGAACTGATGGGCGGCAGTTTCAATATAGAAAGTGAGATAGGTAAAGGTACATCTATCGAAGTTTTTATCCCGTTTTCGGTAGGGTAG
- a CDS encoding MarR family winged helix-turn-helix transcriptional regulator has product MGKTNHLTKNHLLWIMITQIEHIVGQAFAHELRKIGLTREKWAVIHELVYLGGESTPYRLSKRFIYEPHSISALLSRMEREGFILKTKDLAKKNMVRVSLTDKSKELYPKGIEICQELFTDIMGDIPEGDGIGFMESVARLRDYALVSAAKRKNLTPFKYE; this is encoded by the coding sequence ATGGGAAAAACCAATCATCTGACAAAAAATCACCTGCTCTGGATAATGATAACCCAGATTGAACACATAGTCGGGCAGGCATTTGCTCATGAATTAAGGAAAATAGGCCTGACACGTGAAAAATGGGCGGTTATCCATGAGCTGGTGTACTTAGGAGGAGAGTCTACCCCGTACAGGTTATCAAAGCGTTTCATTTACGAACCGCACTCTATTTCGGCCCTGCTCAGCCGCATGGAACGTGAAGGATTTATCCTGAAAACCAAAGACCTGGCCAAAAAAAATATGGTCAGGGTTTCCCTGACCGATAAGTCCAAAGAACTCTACCCCAAGGGCATTGAGATTTGCCAGGAACTCTTCACCGATATTATGGGGGATATCCCGGAGGGGGATGGAATAGGGTTTATGGAATCTGTAGCCCGGTTACGGGATTATGCCCTTGTTTCGGCGGCAAAAAGGAAAAACCTGACGCCCTTTAAATACGAATAG